TCCTGACGATTAAGCTGCGGAAATCTCCCTTTGATATTTCGACTTCCCACCACGCCCACCAGGAGCTGGTAAAGGGGATCATGACCGAGTATTCAGGCCCGTACTATGCTTTAATCCAGCTCACGGAGTGGTACGAGATCGTGCTCTTGCTCGGGATCATCGCTTTGTTCTGGGCAAATCCGCTGTGGGTCGGAATTCTCATCGCCCTTGCGGCCTTCATCCTCGAGCTTTTCATTGACAACATCGCCGCCCGTATGACCGCAGGATGGATGGTGCGGTTCAGCTGGGCGATCGGTTTGGTGCTGTGCGTTTTGAATATTGCATACCTCTATCTGATGAAGGGGGTGTCATAAATGGGAATCATCCATACTTCCCGGATTAAATCACCCTGGATTATGCACTTTGATAACAGTTCCTGTAACGGCTGCGACATCGAGGTCCTGGCCTGTTTAACACCCCTTTATGACGTGGAGCGCTTTGGGATCGTGAACATGGGGAACCCGAAACACGCCGACGTACTTGTTATTACAGGACCTGTTAACCGTCGTACCGCCCGGGTTTTGAAAAACCTCTATGCTCAGGTTCCCGACCCCAAAATGGTGATCGCGGTAGGCACTTGCGCCTGCAGCGGAGGTGTCTTCCACAACTGCTACAACATTCTGGGCGGCGTTGATAAGGTGGTCCCGGTGGACGTCTACGTGCCGGGCTGTGCAGCCCGCCCTGAGGCGATTATCGACGGTGTCGTATTGGCCCTGCAAAAACTTGCACAGGCGCAGGGGGTGGCGAAATGATCGAGAACTTAAAAGAGATCAAAAAAGACCAGTTGCTCTCAGAAGTCAAAAAATTCGCAGATGCGAAGGCAAGATTTGTCACGGCGGTTTGCAACGATCTGGGAGATAAACTCGAGGTCACCTATTGCTTTAACTACAGCCCCGGCATGGGGATGAGCTCTTTAAGGATCGTTGTCGGCAAGGACGAGGAAGTACCCAGTATTACAGGTATTTATTTGACTGCCGTCTTGATCGAGAACGAAATGAAAGAGCTGTTCGGTCTTAAAGTGAAAGACATAGCCATTGACTTCGGCGGTCACATGCTTCTGGCCCAGGACAGCCCGGTGCTGCCCATGCTCAAGACAAGTGAGGCCGCCGGCGGGAAGGGGGGGGAATAGATGGCACCGCGTACAATTGCGCCATTTGGTCCGCAGCACCCGGTTCTCCCGGAACCTGTTCAGTTGAAAATCACCTATGAAGATGAAAAAGTGGTTGAAGTCGTACCCGCCATTGGATACGGGCACCGGGGAATTGAAAAGGCGTGCGAGCTGAATGAATATCCCAAAAATATTTATCTCTGTGAAAGGATTTGCGGTATCTGCAGTTGCATTCACGGAATTACCTACTGTGAAGTTGTAGAAAGGTTGTGGCCCCTGGAGATTCCACCCCGTGCCAAATACCTGCGCACCATCTGGTCGGAAATGAGCCGGACCCACAGTCACTTACTCTGGCTCGGACTTCTGGCCGATGCCTTTGGTTTTGAGAGTATGTTTATGCAGTTCTGGCGGATCCGGGAGAAAGTCCTCGATCTTCTTGAAATGACAACTGGCCAGCGCGTCACCCAGTCTATTTCCGTTGTCGGCGGCGTCCGCCGGGACATCGACGGCGAGCAGAAGAAAAAGTGCATCGAAGTCTTGAAAGATGTGAGAAAAGAATCAGAGGCCCTGATTAGCGTTCTCGCAAATGATTACACTGTGAAGGCGCGGACCGTAGGAAAAGGAGTGGTTTCCAAGGAGCAGGCCATTGCGTTGGGTTGTGCGGGACCAACACTGCGCGGCAGCGGTGTGGCCGAGGACTGCCGGATGCAGAAATACCAGGCGTATGGCGATCTGGAATTTGAGCCCATCGTGGAAACCGGCGGTGACAGCTATGCCCGGGCTCTCGTGCGAGCTCGTGAGACGCTCCAGGCAATTGACCTGCAGCTGGAGGCCTTCGACAAGATGCCTGAAGGCGAGATCAGCGTCAAGCCGAAGGGGAACCCACCGGCAAACGAAGCCATCTTCAGAACTGAGCAGCCGCGGGGGGAGGTCTTCTATTACGCAAAAGGAAACGGCACCCGGAACCTGGAGCGTTTGCGTGTGCGGACACCGACTTATGCTAACATTCCTTCCTTGCTCGTGATGCTGCCCGGATGCGAGCTCGCGGATGTCCCAGTCATTGTTCTCTCTATTGACCCGTGCATCAGTTGCACCGAGCGGTAGAAAAAGGGCGAATCTAAAAGGAGGTGGAGCACAATGCCGTTAATGCTGCCGACTATTGTCCGCAACCTTTTCGGGGGGCCTGCCACCAGGCTTTACCCCTTCCAGGTCAGGGAGCCTTTCGTCCGGGCGCGGGGACATATCCAGTTCGATGCTAACAAGTGTATTTTATGTGGAAACTGTGCCCGGCGCTGCCCGGCTGCAGCCATCGAGATCGACAAGGAAAAAAAGGAACTGACTTTTTACCCGGCCAGCTGCATTATTTGCGAGGTTTGTGCCGAGGCGTGCAACAAAGATGCCATTACTGTAGAGGCCAAATGGCGGACTCCTTTTTACACGAAGCCTGTTGAAGTACACCAAGCTAAAGGGAAAGAGAAAGCGTCGTAACAGAGGCGCAAACCGTCATTCAGGGAACGAAAGTGGGCCCCTTGCCGGAGGGGGCCCACTTTTTCAATTTTTTGCTCCAGCAGGAAGCGAGACTGCTATTTTTGACAACTGTATTAATTTCAGTTATTATTTTAATTAAGGTTACGGAGTGGGCCCGTTCTTATTGGAATTGAACCCTGTGTAAAACACACACCGGTAGCCTCGTTCCACAAAAAGCCGGCCGTTCTCTTTAAATCTGAAGCCCCAAGGATCTTGTCGAAAAAAAAGGATTTTTTAGATTTAAGAGCGAAAAGCAAGGGTTAGTGACTGTAGCAGTTCTTTTTAAATTCGATTAGGGGCGGTATGAAAAGCGTGGAGAAACAGACAAGGATGACCAAACAAAAAAAATTAATCCTGGACATTTTAAGAAGCACGAAAACACATCCTACGGCAGACTGGATCTACGAGCAGGCAAAGCGACAGATCCCCAAGATCAGCTTGGGTACGGTTTACCGGAACCTAAAGATCCTTAAGGAAATGGGAGAAATCATGGAACTGGACTACGGGAGCACCTACAGCCGTTTCGACGGGAATCCCGCGAACCACTACCATTTCACCTGTTTAAAATGCGGCCGCGTCGATGATGTTCCGCTTGCTCCGAAGGAGGACCTGGAAGTAGAGGCTGGCGGCATCCTGGAAGGGGCCGAGGTAGATACCCACCGCCTCGAATTCTACGGGCGGTGTCCCGCCTGTGTCCGTGAAGATGGCAAGAAGTCATGATTTGCAACTACCGGATCCAGTTGTTGTCCCGGAGAAAGAAAAGAGTTATAATTACCTGGGGGTGGAACAAGGTGTTTAATATCGGGCCCTGGGAACTTCTCCTGATTCTGGCGGTTGCTTTGATCGTTTTTGGCCCCGGCCGGTTGCCCGAAGTGGCGCGGTCACTCGGGAAGGCGGTTAACGAGTTCAGGAAAGCCTCTTCGAGCGTCCAGCGTGTCTGGGATGAAGTAACGCGGGAGGCCTCCCAAGTTCAAACCGGAGAAACGCTCCGGCAAGCGGCCCGACCCGGGGAGGAAGGGGGGAAGGACGAAAACGTACCTCTGAATAGCACTGCATTGGAGCGAGTTTCTAAAGATGATGCGGGGGGCCTGCAAGAGGTTGTTCAGCACCGGGAAGAAAAAGTATAGATTTCGTAAGTAAAAGAACACGGGGAAAAGATTAAATTGTGACCCTGGGGGATGATGTACATGAAACGAAAGCATCTGCTGGCAGCGGTTATTCTGCTTGCTTTTATTGCCGGTGCTGCGTTCACCGGTGGGGTCTTTTTTGCTGCAGGGAAGCTCTGGTTGAATCCGGTCGGCGCCGCCCGCAACGCTCCGGAGGATAGCGGGGAGGAGTACCAGTACAGTAGCCTGCCCGGTACGACGCCCGGTACTATTGCTGGAATTGTTGACAAGGTGGGCCCTGCTGTTGTAAAAATCGAAACAACAGTAACCACGCGGGGGCGGACGGTTGATCCCTTTTTTAATGACCCTTTCTTCCGGGAGTTTTTCGGGCGCCAGTTTCTTCCGCCCGAAGCAAGGGTCCGGCAGGAGCTGGGTTCGGGAGTGATTATTTCACAGGATGGGTATATTTTAACTAATGAGCACGTGATCGGAGATGCTCAGGAAATTCAGGTGACGATTGTCGGGAGGTCTAAACCGGTTCGCGCAAGGGTTGTAGGGGCGGATCACGACCTCGACCTGGCAGTCTTAAAAGTCGATGCCGGCTCCAATTTACCTACTTTAAAACTGGGAAATTCCGACCAGGTTGCTGTAGGTGAGTGGGTAATCGCCATTGGTAACCCGTACGGCCTGGATCATACCGTAACGGTGGGGGTGATCAGCGCCAAAGGACGCCCCATTACGGTGGAAGACCGCAGCTACCGAAATCTCCTGCAGACCGATGCTTCCATTAACCCCGGCAACAGCGGGGGACCCCTCTTAAATCTCCAGGGGGAAGTCATCGGGATCAATACTGCGGTCAGTACCCAGGCGCAGGGGATCGGCTTTGCTATTCCTAGCAACACTGTCAAGGGTGTGCTGGAAGACCTGATCAAAAAAGGGAAAGTCAGCCGGGGCTGGCTAGGGGTAGAAATTCAAGACGTAACACCGGCAATTGCGGATTATTTTGGTTTATCCCGTTTAGAAGGGGTTTTAATCAGGAATGTTGTTTCCGGGGGGCCCGCGGCACGGAGCGGCCTTCGGAGTGGGGACATCGTTCTTGCCTGGAACGGAAATAAGATAGAAAGCACGGAGGATCTGCTCCAAAAGATCCAGGAGGCCGGGCCGGGTAAAAAGGTGCAGCTTACCATCTGGCGTGACCGGCGCTCTCAACAGATCTCCGTTACGCTGGACGAACGTCCGTAATCCGGCTGTCCCAAAGTTTACATAAAGACGGCAAGCAGACCGTTTTCGCTTACAAGGTCTGTTTTTTTTGATCATTTCGCTTCCCGGTCTTCTCCCTGGTATCCCTCGCCTTTTGCCGCATTGGCTTGCAAAATTATTTTTGTTGCTTAATCGTACAGGAAAACGGTGAAATAAGGAGAAAAAGATAAAGAGTATGCATGTAAGCGCAATGCAAGTGCCCGGAAATTTAAGCCGGTGCAAGCGGTATAATTAGCACAACGGATTACCCAAGCGGATTTGAAAGCCAGGAGGGTATCGGGTGGCGCCGCTCGTCCTGATCACTGTTGCCTACGGGGCGGGGATCGCCCTTGCTTACACGGGAATAGGTGTTTCTCCCGCGGTTGCACTTGCGGGAGCGCTTGTTTTTTTGGTTGCGACGGTCTGGGGTTCCTGGCGGGGGAAAAGGGAAACTCCCTTTTTTCTCCTTTTTTGCTTTGTCTTTGCAGGGTATGCCTGGGCGGGACTGAGCCGGGTTGCTTTTCCCCCGGAATTAGAACCTTTTCTGGGCCACTACGTAAAGCTTCGGGGCACCATTGCGGAGCGGCCTGTCATTTACCCCAACCGGATTGTCTTTACACTTCAGGAACCAACCGTTGAACTCGCCGGGGAAAGCCGGCGCGGCCCGGGAAAAATCCAGGCGGCTTTTTACTTTCCTGCCGGTCCGGACGGTAGAGATGAGAGCAAGGGGGCGCCCCTGCAGGAGGTGAGCGGCCGGCAGCAAGGGGAAAACGGGCTTCGGGAAGACGAGGGGTCGCGCCTTGAAAAACTGCTCCCCGGGGACAGGGTCCTGTTTCAGGGACGACTGGATCTCCCTCCTGAAGCGGCTAACCCGGGGGATTTCAATTACCGGGAGTACCTGGCCCGCCGCGGCATTGTTGCCCGGTTAGAGGCACAGGGTTTACCGGTCTTCCTTGGATCGGGAGAAGGAGATCTCCAGTATCTTTTGCGCCGCTCTCTGTCCCTGGTACGCCAGCGCGTTGAGAAAGGCATCGAAGAGGATCTGCATCCGGCCCAGGCCTCGTTCCTGATGGGGGTGTTGCTTGGGGCAAAAGAAGAACTCACACCGGATGACCGGGAGGTTTACCAGCGCACCGGGGTCATGCACCTTTTCGCAGTTTCCGGGCTTCATTTAGGCTTTGTCCTCTTCTTTTTCCTTGCCCTGGCCAGGCTGCTCCGTTTCGGGCGCAGTTCCACCCTTTTCCTTGTTGCTTTCGGTGTTTTGGGTTACGCCGCCCTGGTAGGTTTTCCTCCTTCGGTAACCAGAGCGGCGGTGATGGGCCTCACGGGGACGGTGGCTTACTTGTGGCCCCGGCGCAAAAGTGCACCGGCTTCCCTGGCCTTTGCCGCCCTTGTAATCCTGATCTTCCACCCGGGGTCGCTTTTCGATGCCGGTTTCCAGCTCTCCTTTGCTGCGACCTGGGGGATTATCTATCTTGCCGGCCCCCTGGGAGACCGCCTCCCCCTCCCCCCCGGCTGGAAAGGAGCAGTCACCGTTCCCCTCGGCGCCCAACTGGCAGTGCTCCCCCTGCTCGCCCTCTATTTTCAGCAAATTCCTTTCCTGAGTTTAGTTGCAAATATCCTCGTGGTTCTCCTCGCCGGCCTGGTGGTGAACCTGGGGCTGGCCGGAATGATCCTTACCCTGCTGCACCAGGGGCTTGCAGGTCCTTTTTTCCTAACCGCCGGTGCCCTCACCCTACCGATTCGGGGCTTGCTTGACATTTTTGCCGCAGTGCCGGGCGGGACTCTGGCTGCGCCCTCTCCTCCCTGGTTTCTCACGGCTGCCTGGTTTACGCTGCTGGCAATTTTCAACTGGAGCTTCCGCTCCGGGAACGAGGTCTCTTTCCCCCATTTTCGTTTTCGCCCGCCCGCCCGCCGCTGGCTTATCCCTTCCCTGGTGGGGCTCCTCCTGACCGGATTTCTTCTGGTCAGGGGAATTGACCTGAGCGGCACGCCCGGGCAACTCCGGGTTACCTTTTTAAATGTCGGGCAGGGGGATGCAGTCCTGGTGGAAACACCCGGCAGGCGCAGCCTGCTGGTGGACGGCGGGGGAAAGCCTGCTTTCAGCCAGTCTTCTTTCGACCCGGGGCGGCAGGTTGTCGTTCCCTACCTCACCCGCCGGGGAATCCGCCGGCTCGACCTTGTAGTCAACTCCCACCCGCACGAAGACCACCTGGGGGGCTTGCTTGCGGTTTGCGAAAAGATCCAGGTGGGGGAAGTGGTTGCTCCTCCCGTGAAGCATCCCACCCCTTTGTGGCTGAAATTTGAAGCTTTGCTGGAGGAGAGAGGAATTCCCTTGCACCGGGTAAGCTCGGGAACGACTCTTCATCTCGACCCGAAAGTCAGAATTACCTTCCTCCACCCTCCACCCAGTCTTCTCACGGGGACGCGGAGCGACTTGAATAATAACTCACTGGTCATGCGCCTCGAATACGGGAGGTTTGGTTTTTTGCTGACCGGGGACATCGAGCAGGAGGGGATGACGGCTCTCGTTGAGGCCGTCCGGCGCGGCTCCCTAAGCAGGGAATTACTCCAGGCAGTGGTTCTGAAGGCGCCGCATCACGGGAGCGCCACCGGTATCGTTTTGGAGTTTGCCGCACTCGTCAGGCCGCAGGTGGTCGTGATCTCTGTTGGCCCCAACTCCTTCGGACATCCTTCTCCTGAGACACTGAGGTTCTGGCAGGAGCAGAAGGCAACGGTTCTCCGCACCGATACTGACGGAGCAGTTATTTTTGAGACAGACGGGAAGCGGCTTATTTTACGAACCGGTCGCGCGAGAGATGTCAGTCACCGAAGCTGATTCCAATGGCCCGGGCGGCGTGGACCAGCTGGCTTT
This region of Bacillota bacterium genomic DNA includes:
- a CDS encoding NADH-quinone oxidoreductase subunit B family protein — translated: MGIIHTSRIKSPWIMHFDNSSCNGCDIEVLACLTPLYDVERFGIVNMGNPKHADVLVITGPVNRRTARVLKNLYAQVPDPKMVIAVGTCACSGGVFHNCYNILGGVDKVVPVDVYVPGCAARPEAIIDGVVLALQKLAQAQGVAK
- a CDS encoding NADH-quinone oxidoreductase subunit C — encoded protein: MIENLKEIKKDQLLSEVKKFADAKARFVTAVCNDLGDKLEVTYCFNYSPGMGMSSLRIVVGKDEEVPSITGIYLTAVLIENEMKELFGLKVKDIAIDFGGHMLLAQDSPVLPMLKTSEAAGGKGGE
- a CDS encoding nickel-dependent hydrogenase large subunit: MAPRTIAPFGPQHPVLPEPVQLKITYEDEKVVEVVPAIGYGHRGIEKACELNEYPKNIYLCERICGICSCIHGITYCEVVERLWPLEIPPRAKYLRTIWSEMSRTHSHLLWLGLLADAFGFESMFMQFWRIREKVLDLLEMTTGQRVTQSISVVGGVRRDIDGEQKKKCIEVLKDVRKESEALISVLANDYTVKARTVGKGVVSKEQAIALGCAGPTLRGSGVAEDCRMQKYQAYGDLEFEPIVETGGDSYARALVRARETLQAIDLQLEAFDKMPEGEISVKPKGNPPANEAIFRTEQPRGEVFYYAKGNGTRNLERLRVRTPTYANIPSLLVMLPGCELADVPVIVLSIDPCISCTER
- a CDS encoding 4Fe-4S dicluster domain-containing protein, which encodes MPLMLPTIVRNLFGGPATRLYPFQVREPFVRARGHIQFDANKCILCGNCARRCPAAAIEIDKEKKELTFYPASCIICEVCAEACNKDAITVEAKWRTPFYTKPVEVHQAKGKEKAS
- a CDS encoding transcriptional repressor, whose amino-acid sequence is MKSVEKQTRMTKQKKLILDILRSTKTHPTADWIYEQAKRQIPKISLGTVYRNLKILKEMGEIMELDYGSTYSRFDGNPANHYHFTCLKCGRVDDVPLAPKEDLEVEAGGILEGAEVDTHRLEFYGRCPACVREDGKKS
- a CDS encoding twin-arginine translocase TatA/TatE family subunit, giving the protein MICNYRIQLLSRRKKRVIITWGWNKVFNIGPWELLLILAVALIVFGPGRLPEVARSLGKAVNEFRKASSSVQRVWDEVTREASQVQTGETLRQAARPGEEGGKDENVPLNSTALERVSKDDAGGLQEVVQHREEKV
- a CDS encoding trypsin-like peptidase domain-containing protein, giving the protein MKRKHLLAAVILLAFIAGAAFTGGVFFAAGKLWLNPVGAARNAPEDSGEEYQYSSLPGTTPGTIAGIVDKVGPAVVKIETTVTTRGRTVDPFFNDPFFREFFGRQFLPPEARVRQELGSGVIISQDGYILTNEHVIGDAQEIQVTIVGRSKPVRARVVGADHDLDLAVLKVDAGSNLPTLKLGNSDQVAVGEWVIAIGNPYGLDHTVTVGVISAKGRPITVEDRSYRNLLQTDASINPGNSGGPLLNLQGEVIGINTAVSTQAQGIGFAIPSNTVKGVLEDLIKKGKVSRGWLGVEIQDVTPAIADYFGLSRLEGVLIRNVVSGGPAARSGLRSGDIVLAWNGNKIESTEDLLQKIQEAGPGKKVQLTIWRDRRSQQISVTLDERP
- a CDS encoding DNA internalization-related competence protein ComEC/Rec2 translates to MAPLVLITVAYGAGIALAYTGIGVSPAVALAGALVFLVATVWGSWRGKRETPFFLLFCFVFAGYAWAGLSRVAFPPELEPFLGHYVKLRGTIAERPVIYPNRIVFTLQEPTVELAGESRRGPGKIQAAFYFPAGPDGRDESKGAPLQEVSGRQQGENGLREDEGSRLEKLLPGDRVLFQGRLDLPPEAANPGDFNYREYLARRGIVARLEAQGLPVFLGSGEGDLQYLLRRSLSLVRQRVEKGIEEDLHPAQASFLMGVLLGAKEELTPDDREVYQRTGVMHLFAVSGLHLGFVLFFFLALARLLRFGRSSTLFLVAFGVLGYAALVGFPPSVTRAAVMGLTGTVAYLWPRRKSAPASLAFAALVILIFHPGSLFDAGFQLSFAATWGIIYLAGPLGDRLPLPPGWKGAVTVPLGAQLAVLPLLALYFQQIPFLSLVANILVVLLAGLVVNLGLAGMILTLLHQGLAGPFFLTAGALTLPIRGLLDIFAAVPGGTLAAPSPPWFLTAAWFTLLAIFNWSFRSGNEVSFPHFRFRPPARRWLIPSLVGLLLTGFLLVRGIDLSGTPGQLRVTFLNVGQGDAVLVETPGRRSLLVDGGGKPAFSQSSFDPGRQVVVPYLTRRGIRRLDLVVNSHPHEDHLGGLLAVCEKIQVGEVVAPPVKHPTPLWLKFEALLEERGIPLHRVSSGTTLHLDPKVRITFLHPPPSLLTGTRSDLNNNSLVMRLEYGRFGFLLTGDIEQEGMTALVEAVRRGSLSRELLQAVVLKAPHHGSATGIVLEFAALVRPQVVVISVGPNSFGHPSPETLRFWQEQKATVLRTDTDGAVIFETDGKRLILRTGRARDVSHRS